GGAAGCTTTAAAGATGAAAACACCGAAAATTTACTTCAGGGCAAAGCTCCCGAAAAACTAGAAGACTATCTTCTCGGCTCGCGGCTTTGGTTTGAATCGTTTCAGAACTGGCAAAGCGAGTTCCTCTCCATTTTTGCCATTATCATTCTGTCTATATTCCTGCGGCAAAAAGGGTCTTCACAGTCCAAACCCGTTGACGCACCGCACGCTGAAACCGGAGAATAACGCATTGAATATCATGATATTATATTTATGCTCAGCAATTCCTAGACACTGAATTTAACTATCAGATCAAGTCTATGGTATCATATTTGTAAGTTTCCGATCAATCAAATCACACCACAATATTAACATTAAAAAAATCATCATGGCTAAGACTGCAACAGACAAGATCAAACCCGCAACGGATGCGGCGGAGAGTTTAAGAGAATTTCTGGTAGACGGATTAAAAGATTTATACTGGGCTGAAAAAGCATTAGCGAAGGCACTGCCTAAGATGGCTAAAAACGCCACTTCTCCAAAATTACAGCAAGCACTTACCAAACACCTCGAAGAGACCCAAAATCAGGCAACCCGCCTTGAGGATGCCTTCAAAGCATTGGGCGAAAAAGCAAAAGCAGAAAAATGCGACGCAATGGACGGGCTTATAAAAGAGGCCGACGATATTATGAAAGAAACAGAACCGGGTCCGGTGCGTGATGCTGCAATTATTGCAGCTGCACAAAAGGTTGAGCATTATGAAATCGCTTCATATGGTACGCTCGCTACGTATGCTAAACTTTTAGGTGAAAAGGAGGCGCTGGATCTTTTAAAAGCCACTTTAGCTGAAGAAAAAACCTGCGATACCGATCTGACCAAACTCGCAGTTTCGGAGATTAATCTGAAAGCAAAATAACGAGCTTTATATCGTTAAATACAGAAGCCGACCCTTTTGGGTCGGCTTCTTATTTTTTCTTTTACAATTTTAGTCTATAATTTCGTATTCTACCGGCATTGTTCCGCGGGCGACGTTCCCTATCTCATCAAATGCTGCTTTAGACAGATCCAGTGCTCTGGAAGAATGGAAAGGTCCGCGGTCGTTCACTTTCACTATTACACTTTTTCCTGTGCGAAGGTTTGTTACTTTTAGTTTAGTTCCAAACGGTAAGGTGCGGTTTGCTGCTGTAAGTTTTGTATTGTGGAAGATTTCTCCACTTGCAGTTTTCCTGCCATTAAACTTGTCGTGATAATAAGACGCCATACTTGTGCGGGAGTCGCTGGCATTATACTTGTTAAAAGAATAAATACCAAGTGTTGAAATCATCATTATGATTAGGAGTGTTGCTCTTTGCATCATGCTGAATTGTTTTTTGTTGGTTTTGACTCTGCAAATTTATTCTATAAAGCACTTTTGCAACTATTGAGAGGTTAAAGTCCGTTAAGGTATTGTTAATATTTTGTTAAGAACCTTTGCGTTTCCGCTATTCATGGTAGCTCGCGGGATTTGTTAATTTGTGTTAAAAATAGCCTTAAAACCTTAACAAAATTAACAAAAAAAGCCATTTTTGGCATACTATCTTTTCTTAACACACTAACTTCAAGCAGTATACAGTAAAAAATAAGACTTTCAGAAAAATCTGAAAGTCTTTAGTTAATTGGATTAGGGAAAAAGCAATTTTTATCCTAAAAATTCATTATTCGTTACCACTTCACCGTACAGATCGAATTCTTCAGCAGAAGTTATTCTGATATTTTCAAATGTACCAATTGCCAGATAAGTGTTTTCGGCTGATACCAGAACGGTATTGTCAACGTCAGGAGAATCGAATTCCGTTCGGCCTACAAAATAGTTGCCTTCTTTACGGTCGAAAATACAGCGGAAGGTTTTCCCGATCTTTTCCTGGTTTTTCTCCCATGAAATCTGAGACTGCAGTTCCATAATTTCTTCAACACGCGCTTCTTTCACCTCCTGCTGTACGTTATCTTCAAGCACAAACGCGGTGGTATTTTCTTCATGCGAATAGGTGAAGCAACCCAGGCGGTCGAAACGCTGCGTACGCACCCATTCTTTCATTTCCTGAAAACGCTCTTCAGTTTCGCCCGGAAACCCTACAATCAGGGTTGTTCTGATCGCCATATTCG
This window of the Flavobacteriaceae bacterium 3519-10 genome carries:
- a CDS encoding Rare lipoprotein A — protein: MMQRATLLIIMMISTLGIYSFNKYNASDSRTSMASYYHDKFNGRKTASGEIFHNTKLTAANRTLPFGTKLKVTNLRTGKSVIVKVNDRGPFHSSRALDLSKAAFDEIGNVARGTMPVEYEIID